One part of the Tachyglossus aculeatus isolate mTacAcu1 chromosome 26, mTacAcu1.pri, whole genome shotgun sequence genome encodes these proteins:
- the LOC119945906 gene encoding WD repeat-containing protein 62-like: MPSLSPLLSPCPGARPSPPWRAESVAQRLRGVFQEAVDLHKVVSAGDASAEQLQVRAELRATFLWLRRQLEAVGSPGGPPARTPSPQPPLLPGTDLWDLLERYSELLVRAVQRKTGGLGPEG, encoded by the exons ATGCCGTCATTATCACCACTATTGTCTCCGTGCCCAGGCGCCCGACCGTCCCCGCCGTGGCGAGCCGAGAGCGTGGCCCAGCGTCTGCGCGGCGTGTTCCAGGAGGCCGTGGACCTGCACAAG GTGGTCTCGGCCGGCGACGCGAGCGCCGAGCAGCTCCAGGTCCGAGCGGAGCTCCGGGCCACGTTCCTGTGGCTGAGGCGGCAGCTGGAGGCGGTGGGCTCCCCCGGGGGTCCCCCCGCCCGGACCCCCTCGCCCCAGCCGCCTCTCCTGCCCGGCACGGACCTGTGGGACTTGCTGGAGCGCTACTCGGAGCTGCTGGTTCGGGCCGTGCAGAGGAAGACGGGGGGGCTGGGGCCGGAGGGCTGA